From the genome of Rhizobium sp. NXC24, one region includes:
- a CDS encoding heavy metal translocating P-type ATPase, whose product MNSSVRPTDLSTVISLPIDGMTCASCVGSVERALKEVPGVDSVSVNLATEKASITAHAAIDRAKLVQAVENVGYSVLGNFAPAASSVELSIEGMTCASCVGSVERALKAVPGVSEAAVNLATGRATVKGSADAATLIAAVENAGYEAKLIGADREDENTERAGKKDAERRELSRDFTIAAVLTAPVFLMEMGSHFIPRVHSLIESTIGMQWSWYLQFALTTLVLFLPGIRFYHKGLPALGRLAPDMNSLVAIGSFAAYGYSLVATFAPGFLPPGTINVYFEAAGVIVTLILLGRLLEARAKGRTSEAIKRLVDLQVRSARVRRDGKAVDLPIGSVVAGDIVEVRPGERVPVDGEVIEGTSYVDESMITGEPIPASKTAGSAVVGGTVNQKGAFAFRATAVGGDTVLSQIIRMVEEAQASKLPIQAQVDKVTMWFVPAVMAVAAITFAAWLYFGPSPALTFALVNAVAVLIIACPCAMGLATPTSIMVGTGRGAELGVLFRKGEALQLLKDAKVVAVDKTGTLTEGKPTLTNLELATGFDRPTILSLIAAVEAKSEHPIARAIVDAATGEGLSLSSVSDFESVTGFGVQAKVDGKLVQIGADRYMAELGHDVAGLASVAERLGNEGKSPLYAAIDGKLAAIVAVADRIKDTTPAAIKALHDLGLKVAMITGDNARTANAVAARLGIDAIVAEVLPDGKVDAISGLKSQYGKVAFVGDGINDAPALAEADVGLAIGTGTDIAIEAADVVLMSGSLQGVPNAIALSKATIGNIRQNLFWAFAYNTALIPVAAGALYPAFGILLSPVFAAGAMALSSVFVLGNALRLRRFKVAN is encoded by the coding sequence ATGAATAGTTCAGTCCGGCCAACGGATTTATCGACGGTCATATCTCTGCCGATCGACGGCATGACGTGCGCATCCTGTGTGGGCAGCGTTGAACGCGCCCTGAAGGAGGTGCCTGGCGTCGATTCCGTATCGGTCAATCTCGCCACCGAAAAGGCGAGCATAACGGCGCACGCAGCCATCGACCGAGCAAAACTCGTCCAGGCTGTCGAAAACGTCGGCTATTCCGTGCTGGGGAATTTCGCGCCTGCGGCCAGTTCCGTCGAGCTTTCGATCGAAGGCATGACCTGCGCATCCTGCGTGGGCAGCGTCGAACGCGCCTTGAAGGCCGTTCCGGGCGTCAGCGAGGCCGCCGTCAACCTTGCGACCGGGCGCGCGACGGTCAAAGGATCGGCGGATGCGGCAACCCTGATTGCGGCAGTCGAAAACGCCGGCTACGAGGCGAAGCTTATCGGCGCCGACCGAGAGGACGAAAACACCGAGCGCGCCGGGAAGAAGGACGCCGAACGGCGCGAACTCAGCCGCGACTTTACCATCGCCGCCGTGCTCACCGCGCCGGTCTTTCTCATGGAGATGGGATCGCACTTCATCCCGCGCGTTCACAGCCTCATCGAATCGACGATCGGCATGCAGTGGAGTTGGTACCTCCAGTTCGCGTTGACGACGCTCGTCCTCTTTCTCCCCGGCATCCGCTTCTATCATAAGGGACTTCCGGCACTTGGGCGACTTGCCCCAGATATGAACTCATTGGTCGCCATCGGCTCGTTCGCGGCCTATGGCTATTCGCTTGTCGCAACCTTCGCGCCCGGTTTCCTGCCCCCTGGTACGATCAACGTCTATTTCGAAGCCGCCGGCGTCATCGTGACGCTTATCCTGCTCGGCCGCCTGCTGGAGGCCCGCGCCAAGGGACGCACGTCTGAGGCGATCAAGCGCCTGGTCGACCTTCAGGTCAGAAGCGCTCGCGTTCGGCGGGACGGCAAGGCCGTCGATCTGCCGATCGGCTCGGTTGTTGCCGGTGATATCGTCGAAGTCAGGCCCGGCGAACGTGTTCCCGTCGATGGAGAAGTGATTGAAGGAACCAGCTATGTCGACGAGTCGATGATTACGGGCGAACCGATCCCGGCATCGAAAACCGCAGGCAGCGCGGTTGTCGGCGGCACGGTGAACCAGAAAGGTGCATTTGCCTTCCGTGCGACGGCCGTGGGTGGCGACACCGTGCTGTCGCAGATCATTCGCATGGTCGAAGAAGCGCAAGCCTCCAAGCTGCCCATCCAGGCTCAGGTCGATAAGGTAACCATGTGGTTCGTGCCGGCCGTCATGGCTGTGGCCGCAATTACCTTCGCGGCATGGCTCTACTTCGGCCCCTCGCCCGCCCTTACCTTTGCGCTCGTCAACGCCGTCGCGGTTCTGATTATCGCGTGCCCCTGCGCCATGGGTCTGGCAACGCCCACTTCGATCATGGTGGGCACGGGACGGGGCGCAGAGCTCGGCGTATTGTTCCGCAAGGGCGAGGCGTTGCAATTGCTCAAGGACGCCAAGGTCGTCGCCGTCGACAAGACCGGTACACTGACCGAGGGCAAGCCAACGCTGACGAACCTGGAACTGGCCACCGGGTTCGACAGGCCGACCATCCTCAGCCTCATTGCCGCCGTCGAGGCCAAATCCGAGCACCCGATCGCCCGCGCGATCGTCGACGCCGCCACCGGGGAAGGTCTCTCGCTATCGTCCGTGTCGGATTTTGAATCGGTTACCGGCTTCGGCGTGCAGGCGAAAGTCGACGGCAAGCTGGTTCAAATCGGCGCCGACCGGTACATGGCCGAACTTGGCCATGACGTCGCCGGCTTGGCCTCGGTCGCCGAACGCCTCGGCAACGAGGGCAAGTCACCCCTCTATGCCGCGATCGACGGCAAGCTCGCGGCGATCGTCGCCGTGGCGGACCGGATCAAGGACACGACGCCCGCGGCGATCAAGGCCCTGCACGATCTCGGCCTCAAGGTCGCGATGATTACCGGCGACAATGCCCGCACAGCGAATGCCGTTGCGGCGCGGCTGGGCATCGACGCGATCGTCGCCGAAGTCCTGCCGGATGGTAAGGTCGACGCGATCAGCGGCCTCAAGAGCCAGTACGGCAAGGTCGCCTTCGTCGGTGACGGCATCAACGACGCCCCGGCGCTTGCCGAAGCGGATGTGGGTCTCGCCATCGGCACGGGCACGGATATCGCCATCGAGGCGGCGGATGTGGTCCTGATGTCGGGCAGCCTGCAGGGCGTACCAAACGCCATTGCGCTCTCCAAGGCGACGATCGGCAACATCCGCCAGAATTTGTTCTGGGCCTTTGCCTACAATACGGCCCTGATCCCGGTCGCCGCGGGTGCTCTCTACCCGGCCTTCGGCATCCTGCTCTCGCCGGTCTTCGCGGCGGGTGCCATGGCCCTTTCGAGCGTCTTCGTGCTCGGTAATGCGTTGAGGCTCCGCCGATTCAAGGTCGCCAATTGA
- the cueR gene encoding Cu(I)-responsive transcriptional regulator — protein sequence MNIGQAAKASGVSAKMIRYYEQTGLIQAADRTASGYRDYSEDDVHVLRFIRRARDVGFPVAEIQTLLDLWVNRERQSADVKRIALAHIAELRLKIQELEQMAATLEELATKCTGDDRPGCPILDDLETRDTDDARIANPKYTSRISPRDRMKRKF from the coding sequence ATGAATATCGGACAGGCGGCGAAGGCATCGGGCGTATCGGCCAAGATGATCCGCTATTACGAACAAACCGGCCTCATTCAGGCGGCCGATCGTACGGCTTCAGGTTATCGCGATTATTCGGAGGACGATGTCCACGTGTTGCGCTTTATCCGCCGCGCGCGGGATGTCGGCTTTCCGGTTGCGGAAATTCAGACGCTTCTGGATCTCTGGGTCAACCGCGAGCGGCAAAGTGCCGATGTCAAACGGATAGCACTTGCCCATATCGCCGAACTTCGGCTCAAAATCCAGGAATTGGAGCAGATGGCCGCAACCCTTGAGGAACTGGCGACGAAGTGCACGGGGGACGACCGTCCGGGCTGCCCTATTCTGGACGATTTGGAGACCCGCGATACGGATGATGCCCGCATCGCCAACCCCAAATATACTTCGAGAATTTCGCCGCGTGACAGGATGAAGCGCAAGTTTTGA
- a CDS encoding aldo/keto reductase, whose translation MHKRRLGVNGPDVSAIGYGAMGITLWYGSSDEQQGFETIRRAYDLGVTFFDTAEVYGWGENEKLVGRALKGIRENVVVATKFGLTREYATDSRPEHIREVTENSLRYLGVDHIDILYQHRVDPNVPIEDVAGTVKDLIQQGKVKYFGLSEAGPQTIRRAHAVQPVTALQTEYSVFERDVEAILPVTRELGIGFVAYSPLGRGFLTAAVKPAAGYEETDMRRFDPRWQPGNFEKNREAVRELTVLAEQKGATVSQLALAWLLAQGDDIVPIPGTRRQDRLIENVGAVDLNLTQEDLDRIKQILPHGAFGERYSSGAPEWI comes from the coding sequence ATGCATAAGCGTAGATTGGGTGTGAACGGCCCGGACGTGTCAGCAATCGGATATGGTGCCATGGGCATTACCTTGTGGTACGGATCAAGTGACGAGCAGCAGGGTTTCGAGACGATCAGGCGTGCCTATGATCTAGGCGTCACCTTTTTCGACACTGCCGAGGTTTATGGCTGGGGCGAAAACGAGAAGCTCGTTGGTCGCGCACTGAAGGGTATCCGCGAAAACGTCGTTGTTGCGACCAAGTTCGGCTTGACCCGTGAATATGCCACGGATAGCCGCCCGGAGCATATCCGTGAAGTGACCGAGAACAGCCTGCGCTATCTCGGAGTGGACCACATCGATATCCTATATCAGCATCGTGTAGATCCGAACGTTCCGATCGAAGATGTCGCGGGAACGGTCAAGGACCTGATCCAGCAGGGCAAGGTAAAATACTTCGGTCTTAGCGAAGCTGGGCCGCAGACCATTCGCAGGGCTCACGCCGTACAACCTGTGACGGCACTCCAAACCGAGTATTCGGTGTTCGAGCGAGACGTTGAAGCCATCCTGCCCGTCACGCGTGAACTTGGTATCGGCTTCGTCGCCTATTCTCCCCTCGGGCGAGGCTTCCTGACAGCCGCCGTCAAACCAGCCGCAGGGTATGAAGAGACGGACATGCGGCGGTTCGATCCGCGTTGGCAACCCGGTAACTTCGAGAAGAACCGAGAAGCTGTGCGCGAGTTGACGGTGCTGGCGGAGCAAAAAGGTGCGACGGTCTCGCAACTCGCGCTTGCCTGGTTGCTCGCTCAGGGTGATGACATTGTGCCGATTCCTGGTACACGCCGCCAAGACCGCCTCATCGAGAATGTCGGTGCCGTCGACCTGAACCTGACGCAGGAAGACCTTGATAGGATCAAGCAGATTCTGCCACATGGCGCATTCGGCGAAAGATACAGCAGCGGCGCTCCCGAATGGATTTAG
- a CDS encoding AraC family transcriptional regulator produces the protein MTSLEEIHAIALRHAGRDEQKVPRLKIYSSDAPTELMAMIYEPVVCLVLQGAKRTLIGDETLEYGPGDCMIVAAEVVAMGQITEASPGKPYLAANLYLDPVLISSLLVDMARIPEPSVPSGFNVTKASPPLLEAWRRMVELLDRPLEIPVMASHFEHELLFRLLMGPQGRILRQIAGVDSRLSHIRRAMEWIREHYAKRLTIEAMADIAGMSVSVFHRRFKAVTGLSPLQYQKHVRLHEARRRILAANAKAASVAFAVGYESASQFSREYKRLFGEPPRRSATVIQSAMALNPV, from the coding sequence ATGACGAGTTTGGAAGAAATCCACGCGATCGCGCTGCGCCATGCGGGACGCGATGAGCAGAAAGTGCCCCGCCTGAAGATCTATTCGTCGGATGCTCCGACGGAATTGATGGCCATGATCTACGAGCCAGTTGTCTGCCTCGTCCTTCAGGGAGCAAAAAGGACACTTATTGGCGACGAGACTCTGGAATATGGCCCTGGCGACTGCATGATCGTGGCTGCTGAAGTGGTTGCAATGGGGCAGATCACCGAGGCAAGCCCGGGCAAACCCTACCTTGCCGCGAACCTCTATCTGGACCCGGTGCTTATCTCCTCTCTTCTGGTGGACATGGCCAGGATACCAGAGCCATCTGTTCCCTCAGGCTTCAACGTGACGAAGGCGTCCCCGCCGCTGCTTGAAGCATGGCGGCGCATGGTGGAGCTTTTGGATCGGCCGCTCGAAATACCGGTCATGGCCTCACACTTTGAGCATGAATTACTCTTCAGGCTACTAATGGGACCGCAGGGTCGGATTCTCAGGCAGATAGCTGGCGTGGATTCCCGTCTCTCCCATATTCGCCGGGCAATGGAATGGATACGGGAGCACTACGCAAAGCGTCTGACCATTGAAGCCATGGCAGACATAGCGGGCATGAGCGTGTCTGTGTTCCATCGGCGCTTTAAGGCGGTCACCGGATTGAGCCCGCTTCAGTACCAGAAACATGTCCGGCTGCACGAAGCTCGCCGGCGAATTCTTGCCGCCAACGCCAAAGCCGCCTCTGTGGCCTTCGCCGTGGGCTACGAAAGTGCCTCTCAGTTCAGCCGGGAATATAAGCGCTTATTTGGGGAGCCACCTCGCCGAAGCGCGACGGTGATACAGTCCGCCATGGCGTTGAACCCCGTGTAA
- the ugpC gene encoding sn-glycerol-3-phosphate ABC transporter ATP-binding protein UgpC, with translation MAKLTIRNAIKRYGALEVLHGVSVAAQDGEFVVLVGPSGCGKSTLLRMIAGLESISDGEIEIGDRIVNDLEPNERDIAMVFQSYALYPHMTVRDNMAFSLKLARRSRQEIEQKVSDAAAILDLAALLDRYPRQLSGGQRQRVAMGRAIVRNPAVFLFDEPLSNLDAKLRVQMRTEIKTLHQRLGTTMVYVTHDQMEAMTMADRIVVMRGGHIEQIGSPLEIYDTPANSFVAGFIGSPSMNFIDGLVVERGGAMELQAAENLHWPLPESARRHLGRSVQLGIRPEHIAVDADGVQATVIIIEPTGSDTHLQLQAGTHSIAAAVRDRPPVATGQAIQLKIDTAKAHLFDPSSGERLG, from the coding sequence ATGGCGAAACTGACCATTCGCAACGCCATCAAACGCTACGGCGCGCTCGAAGTGCTGCATGGCGTCTCCGTCGCTGCACAGGACGGGGAATTCGTCGTTCTGGTCGGCCCCTCGGGCTGCGGCAAATCCACTTTGCTGCGCATGATCGCCGGGCTTGAAAGCATCAGCGACGGTGAGATCGAAATCGGCGACCGCATTGTCAACGATCTCGAACCCAATGAGCGTGATATCGCCATGGTGTTCCAATCCTACGCGCTCTATCCGCATATGACCGTACGCGACAACATGGCCTTTTCGCTGAAGCTCGCGCGCCGCAGCAGGCAGGAGATCGAGCAGAAGGTGAGTGATGCCGCCGCGATCCTCGACCTTGCCGCACTCCTCGATCGTTATCCCCGGCAATTGTCTGGCGGGCAGCGCCAGCGCGTGGCAATGGGCCGAGCCATCGTCCGCAACCCGGCGGTCTTCCTCTTCGATGAGCCGCTTTCCAATCTCGATGCGAAACTGCGCGTGCAGATGCGCACCGAGATCAAGACGTTGCACCAGCGGCTCGGCACCACCATGGTCTACGTGACGCATGACCAGATGGAGGCCATGACCATGGCCGACCGCATCGTCGTCATGCGTGGCGGGCATATCGAGCAGATCGGCTCGCCGCTCGAAATCTACGATACACCGGCCAACAGCTTCGTCGCCGGCTTTATCGGATCGCCATCGATGAACTTCATAGACGGCCTCGTTGTCGAACGGGGCGGAGCCATGGAATTGCAGGCCGCGGAAAATCTGCATTGGCCGCTGCCGGAAAGCGCCCGTCGCCATCTCGGTCGATCCGTCCAGCTTGGCATCCGGCCGGAACATATCGCCGTCGACGCAGACGGCGTGCAGGCAACGGTGATCATCATCGAACCCACGGGCTCGGATACGCATCTGCAATTGCAAGCCGGGACCCATTCCATCGCCGCCGCCGTGAGGGATCGCCCTCCCGTAGCCACAGGCCAGGCGATCCAGCTCAAAATCGACACCGCAAAGGCGCACCTGTTCGACCCATCGAGTGGCGAACGGCTCGGTTAA
- a CDS encoding carbohydrate ABC transporter permease produces MTLKSKTRARRKLALDIINHAALTLVAIAFLFPFFWMVSNAVRSNAEVTAIPVRILPEVFEWGNFAAAWTRLPFGRFFLNSAVIAVCVTLITVVVSCLSGYAFARLKFRGRETLLLGYIGTLMVPPLMLIIPLFLIVNKLGLVNTFPGVILPISFGTFGAFLMRQFFLSIPMELEEAARIDGASRLRILVSIIVPLSMPAIGLLSLFTFIGQWNNFLWPLIVMTGADNATLPVGLTLFQTQQGTQWNYLMAGAALSMLPGIFLAIILQKLIYNSIALNAGMGGR; encoded by the coding sequence ATGACGCTTAAGTCCAAGACCAGAGCGCGCCGGAAGCTGGCGCTCGACATCATCAATCACGCTGCTCTTACGCTCGTGGCGATCGCCTTTCTGTTTCCCTTTTTCTGGATGGTCTCGAACGCGGTGCGCTCGAATGCCGAAGTGACGGCAATACCGGTGCGCATCCTGCCAGAGGTCTTCGAATGGGGTAATTTCGCTGCAGCCTGGACTAGGCTGCCCTTCGGCCGCTTCTTCCTCAACAGCGCCGTCATCGCCGTCTGCGTGACCTTGATCACCGTCGTCGTCTCCTGCCTTTCAGGCTACGCTTTTGCACGGCTGAAGTTCAGAGGGCGTGAAACCTTGCTGCTGGGCTATATCGGCACGCTGATGGTGCCGCCGCTGATGCTCATCATTCCCCTGTTTCTGATCGTCAACAAGCTTGGCCTGGTCAACACTTTCCCCGGCGTGATCCTGCCGATCTCCTTCGGCACCTTCGGCGCATTCCTGATGCGGCAGTTCTTCCTGTCCATTCCCATGGAGCTTGAGGAGGCGGCAAGGATCGACGGCGCATCGCGCCTGCGCATCCTCGTCAGCATCATCGTGCCCCTGTCCATGCCGGCGATCGGGCTGCTGTCACTGTTCACCTTCATCGGGCAGTGGAACAATTTCCTCTGGCCGCTGATCGTCATGACCGGTGCCGACAATGCCACGCTGCCCGTCGGTCTCACCCTGTTCCAGACGCAGCAGGGCACGCAATGGAACTATCTGATGGCGGGCGCCGCCCTTTCCATGCTTCCCGGGATCTTCCTTGCGATCATCCTGCAGAAGCTCATCTACAACAGCATCGCACTCAATGCGGGCATGGGCGGGCGTTGA
- a CDS encoding sugar ABC transporter permease → MLGKHTDMIARPRPRSRKWFRGEGWTALFFLLPGLIGIVLFLVLPILASIALSFTNWQLLGTPRFVGISNYTRLFTTDPQFWTVMRNTIFFTVEYLVLNIVISLGLATWISSLKIGQRWFRVIFFLPTFTPLIAVAMVWMLIFTSGGLFDSLMAALSLPFSGVLNDRTLAMQAVVLTSIWAGVGYNTVLFNAALDMVPATYLEAARIDGATAWDRFWKIRLPLISPTLFFGTVMTAITSLQVFDQIFVMTKGGPGSSTATLGYAIYQRGFQNFQMGYASAIAWVMFALIMALTALQFWFQRKWVHYDA, encoded by the coding sequence ATGCTGGGCAAACACACCGACATGATCGCAAGACCAAGGCCACGCTCGCGCAAATGGTTCAGAGGCGAGGGATGGACGGCCTTGTTCTTTCTGCTGCCGGGCCTGATCGGCATTGTCCTGTTCCTCGTCCTGCCGATCCTAGCTTCGATCGCGCTCAGCTTCACCAATTGGCAATTGCTTGGTACGCCGCGTTTCGTCGGAATTTCCAATTACACGCGCCTGTTTACGACCGATCCGCAATTCTGGACGGTCATGCGCAACACCATCTTCTTCACGGTCGAATATCTGGTTCTGAATATCGTCATTTCGCTCGGGCTTGCGACGTGGATTTCGAGCTTGAAGATCGGACAGCGCTGGTTCCGGGTGATCTTCTTCCTTCCGACCTTCACCCCGCTCATCGCGGTCGCCATGGTCTGGATGCTGATCTTCACCAGCGGCGGCCTTTTCGACAGCCTGATGGCGGCGTTGTCATTGCCATTCTCAGGCGTCCTCAACGATCGCACGCTCGCCATGCAGGCTGTGGTGCTCACATCGATCTGGGCTGGCGTCGGCTACAATACGGTTCTCTTCAACGCCGCTCTCGACATGGTGCCGGCGACCTATCTGGAAGCGGCGCGGATCGACGGCGCCACGGCCTGGGACCGTTTCTGGAAAATCCGGCTGCCACTAATCTCTCCGACCTTGTTCTTCGGCACGGTGATGACGGCGATTACGTCGCTGCAGGTCTTCGACCAGATTTTCGTCATGACGAAGGGCGGGCCGGGATCGTCGACCGCAACGCTCGGCTACGCCATCTACCAGCGCGGCTTTCAGAATTTCCAGATGGGCTATGCCTCGGCAATCGCCTGGGTGATGTTCGCCCTGATCATGGCACTGACCGCCCTGCAATTCTGGTTCCAGCGCAAATGGGTGCATTATGACGCTTAA
- a CDS encoding sugar ABC transporter substrate-binding protein: MKRSLIFAAALAASSLPGIGAKAQDAPVTLTWQMWGEPNDAQLWQQLADLVTQQYPNIKVQLQLSGWTDYWTRLPVLTASGQVADIVSMQSMRMPNFYSILTPLDDYVKNSDVKVADFETSIMSGLSHDGKLYALPYDVGPWMVFYNRDKFAAAGLKEPAKDWTFDDFKADAKTLTKDGTYGYGTQGFDFIAGPVALGAEYFNSDNEFDLTNAGFVDAFSKYADLTAKDKLSPVFASAADASAASGRFASGNVAMYIDGPWTLITAQANVKFKIGIAPLPRGSGPSRFITAGSGWGISATSQHKDAAFKALQVLSGPKAAEILGSAGRALPARLAQQTAWYDGAAKNVSGTRDTLQYMFAHTTPFRINEKWNQFENLVMQYVPLTLTGDSKPEGVLSDIQSQLP, from the coding sequence ATGAAGCGTTCATTGATTTTTGCCGCCGCCCTTGCGGCGAGTTCACTACCTGGCATCGGCGCTAAGGCGCAGGATGCTCCCGTGACCCTTACCTGGCAGATGTGGGGCGAGCCAAACGATGCGCAGCTCTGGCAGCAACTGGCCGATCTCGTCACCCAGCAATATCCCAATATCAAGGTCCAGCTACAGCTTTCGGGATGGACGGATTATTGGACGCGCCTGCCGGTTCTGACGGCATCGGGCCAGGTCGCCGATATCGTCTCGATGCAGTCGATGCGTATGCCCAATTTCTATTCGATCCTCACGCCGCTCGACGACTACGTGAAGAACAGCGATGTCAAGGTGGCGGATTTCGAGACGTCGATCATGTCCGGGCTTTCCCATGACGGCAAGCTCTACGCGCTGCCCTATGACGTCGGGCCGTGGATGGTCTTCTACAATCGCGACAAGTTTGCCGCCGCCGGCTTGAAGGAGCCTGCCAAGGACTGGACCTTCGATGACTTCAAGGCGGATGCCAAGACGCTGACGAAGGACGGAACCTACGGTTACGGCACCCAAGGCTTCGATTTTATTGCCGGCCCCGTTGCCCTCGGTGCGGAATACTTCAATTCCGATAATGAATTCGACCTCACCAATGCCGGCTTCGTCGATGCCTTCAGCAAATATGCCGATCTCACCGCCAAGGACAAACTCTCGCCCGTCTTTGCCTCGGCAGCCGATGCCTCCGCAGCAAGCGGCCGCTTCGCCTCGGGCAATGTCGCCATGTATATCGACGGTCCCTGGACGCTGATTACCGCGCAGGCCAACGTCAAGTTCAAGATCGGCATCGCGCCGCTGCCACGCGGAAGCGGCCCGTCGCGCTTCATCACGGCCGGCTCGGGCTGGGGCATTTCCGCCACCAGCCAGCACAAGGATGCGGCTTTCAAAGCGCTGCAGGTGCTGAGCGGTCCGAAGGCGGCCGAAATCCTCGGCTCGGCCGGGCGCGCGCTGCCGGCCCGCCTGGCGCAACAGACCGCTTGGTATGACGGCGCGGCCAAAAATGTCAGCGGCACCCGCGACACGCTGCAATATATGTTCGCCCACACCACGCCGTTCCGTATCAATGAGAAATGGAACCAGTTCGAGAATCTGGTGATGCAATATGTGCCGCTGACGCTGACGGGAGACTCGAAACCCGAGGGCGTGCTGAGCGACATTCAGAGCCAGCTTCCCTAG
- a CDS encoding DUF4037 domain-containing protein, giving the protein MSREAELIAAMTPLIADLAEDGNGAVALAGSRGKGWSDAQSDFDFRVYADAYRGPEVRQTEAWRRFEAALQSWQAEGIRMDGVWMRRYAGVQRDLESWLAGMPVPKTFEWTIWGYHLPTDLASQQIIADPRGLLTGWKRQLAEYPEALRASVLSQYMDILRYWARDYHYESKVARRDLVFLVGLTGKLANAILQTVFALNRVYFPGDGWNLPMAAELERLPPDFLQRMTAILEPGQGSDPWRRQRTELIGLIADLEVMIAA; this is encoded by the coding sequence ATGAGCCGCGAAGCCGAACTCATTGCCGCGATGACCCCCTTGATCGCTGATCTGGCCGAAGACGGCAATGGCGCCGTCGCGCTCGCCGGGTCGCGCGGCAAGGGGTGGTCGGATGCGCAATCGGATTTCGACTTCCGGGTCTATGCCGATGCCTATCGCGGACCGGAGGTTCGGCAAACCGAGGCATGGAGGCGTTTTGAGGCCGCTCTGCAAAGCTGGCAGGCCGAAGGTATCCGCATGGATGGGGTCTGGATGCGCCGTTACGCAGGCGTGCAGCGCGATCTGGAATCCTGGCTTGCCGGCATGCCCGTGCCCAAAACCTTCGAATGGACGATCTGGGGCTATCACCTGCCGACAGATCTCGCCAGCCAGCAGATCATCGCCGATCCGCGCGGTCTGTTGACCGGCTGGAAGCGGCAATTGGCGGAGTATCCGGAAGCACTCAGGGCCTCCGTCCTCAGCCAGTACATGGATATTCTGCGCTACTGGGCCAGGGATTATCACTATGAAAGCAAGGTCGCTCGCCGCGATCTCGTTTTTCTCGTGGGGCTGACGGGCAAGCTTGCCAACGCCATTCTGCAGACGGTCTTTGCCCTCAACCGGGTCTATTTCCCGGGTGACGGCTGGAATCTGCCCATGGCAGCCGAACTCGAGCGGCTGCCGCCTGACTTCCTGCAGCGGATGACCGCCATTCTGGAGCCGGGACAAGGTTCGGACCCCTGGCGGCGCCAGCGAACGGAACTGATCGGCCTGATCGCCGACCTGGAGGTTATGATCGCGGCGTGA